The genome window CTTCCCTTTTTTCCGCTCGACGATTTCACATTCATCTTTGAGAATGCCGAGCCGCGCCTCCGCCAGCCAGTAGAATTCCGACCCCTGCTTTACCTTGACATAGTCGATGCCCTCGCCGACCGCCAAGGCAACGTTGCCGGGCAAAGTCCAGGGGGTGGTCGTCCAGGAAAGAATAAAAGTGTCCTTTTGGTCTTTCAGCCGGAACTTGACGTAAATCGAGGTCTCCGTAACATCCTCGTATCCCTGCGCCACTTCGTGCGAGGATAGCCCCGTGCCGCAGCGCGGACAGTAGGGAACGACCCGGAACCCGCGGTAAATCAGCCCGCGCCGGAAATACTGCGCCAAAATCCACCAGACCGATTCGATGTATTCGTTCTTGAAGGTGATGTAGGGATTCTCCAAATCGAGCCAGTAGCCGATCCGCTCCGTCAGCTCGTCCCACTCCTTCTTGTAGCGAAAAACCGACTCCCGGCATTTGGCGTTGAACTTTTCGATGCCGTATTCCTCGATTTTCGCCTTGGAGTTCAGCCCCAATTCCTTCTCGACTTCCAGTTCCACCGGCAGGCCGTGGGTATCCCACCCCGCTTTGCGCTCCACCCGATACCCCTGCATCGTTTTGTAGCGGCAGACCAAATCCTTGATGGTGCGGGAGATGACGTGGTGGATTCCCGGTTTGCCGTTGGCCGTCGGCGGCCCTTCGTAAAAGACAAAATCCGGCCGACCCGCCGAGCGTTCCAGCGTTTTTTCAAAAACCTTGTTCTTCCGCCAGAACTCCAGCACCTCGGCCTCTATTTTGGGGAAGGAAAATCCTTCTTTCAGCTCGTCAAACATATGGGAAAAAGAAAACTCTTAAACCTTGATTCTCTTCACCGTCTCGCTCATCAGAGCCGTCAGTTTCGGCTCGGTCAGATTGGCGGTGTGGATGATTTCCTCCAGCGAGCAGGGCTTCAAGGCATCCGGCAGCCCCATATCGGTGATGATGGAAAAACCCAAAACCTTCATCCCCCCGTGGCGGGCGACGATGACCTCCGGCACGGTGGACATCCCCACCACGTCGGCCCCGATGATGCGCAAGAATCGGTATTCGGCGGCGGTCTCGAGCGTCGGCCCGGTGACCGAAACGTATACCCCCTTCCAGACGCGGAGCTTGGTGTCCAAAGCCGCCTGCTCCGCGGTGGCAATCAAAGCCGGGTCGTAGCACTGATACATATCTGGAAAGCGGACGCCGAGGGAATCGTCGTTCGGGCCTATGAGCGGATGAGCCCCTTGCATATTGATGTGGTCGGTGATGAGCATTATATCCCCGGCTCTGAACTGCGGGTTCAACCCGCCGCAGGCGTTGGAAACGATGAGAACTCCGGCGCCGAGGGCTTTCATCACCCGCACCGGAAAGGTGACCTCCTGCATCGAGTATCCCTCGTAAAAATGGAACCGCCCCTGCATCGCCACCACTTTTTTCCCTTCCAGCTCGCCCAAAATAAGCCGCCCGGCGTGGCTTTCCACCGTGGAAACCGGAAAGTGCGGAATGGTCTCGTAGGAAACCGATTTCTCCGCCTTTATCTTTTCCGCCAGCCCTCCCAGCCCCGTCCCCAAAACGATGCCGATTTGCGGCACCAGCTTGGTCTGGGTGCGAATGTAGTTTACCGCTTCGTCAATGCGCTCTTTTAAATTATCCGTCGGTCTTTTGGTCAAGCGTTCTCCTATTCGTCCAGTCGTTGTTTCAACTCTTCAACCGGCTCCGCCGCCCGCAACGCCTGCGCTTCGGCGGCATCCGCCTTTTTGACAAAGCGCAAATGCCGCCCCCCTTCCTGCGACCTTTCCAGTTCCTCCAGCATCGAGCGGTGCGAATCGATCATCCCCCTAAACTGCATCACGTAGTTCGACCGAAGCTGGGAAAGCTCCACCAGCTCCCGTTTGATGTTCCCCAGGCTCTCCTGCGTTTTGTGAACCAGCTCCTCCGCTTTGAGCTGCGCCTCGCGCAAAAGAAGCTCCGCCTCCTTGACGGCGTTTAACCGGGTCTCTTCGGCGGTCTTTTGCGCCGCCAGCAAAACCTCCTGCAGCGAGCCCTCCAGCCCGCGAAACTCCTTCAATTCCGATTCCATCCGCAAGGCGCGGGAGCGCAGCTCGGCCAGCTCCCGGTCTTTTTCCTCCAGCTCGTCGGCCAGCGTTTTCAAAAAGGAATCCACTTCGGCCCGGTCGTATCCCCTGAACCGTTTCGGAAACTCAATGGAGCGCAAATCCACC of Verrucomicrobiia bacterium contains these proteins:
- a CDS encoding purine-nucleoside phosphorylase is translated as MTKRPTDNLKERIDEAVNYIRTQTKLVPQIGIVLGTGLGGLAEKIKAEKSVSYETIPHFPVSTVESHAGRLILGELEGKKVVAMQGRFHFYEGYSMQEVTFPVRVMKALGAGVLIVSNACGGLNPQFRAGDIMLITDHINMQGAHPLIGPNDDSLGVRFPDMYQCYDPALIATAEQAALDTKLRVWKGVYVSVTGPTLETAAEYRFLRIIGADVVGMSTVPEVIVARHGGMKVLGFSIITDMGLPDALKPCSLEEIIHTANLTEPKLTALMSETVKRIKV
- a CDS encoding DivIVA domain-containing protein — its product is MTLTAVDLRSIEFPKRFRGYDRAEVDSFLKTLADELEEKDRELAELRSRALRMESELKEFRGLEGSLQEVLLAAQKTAEETRLNAVKEAELLLREAQLKAEELVHKTQESLGNIKRELVELSQLRSNYVMQFRGMIDSHRSMLEELERSQEGGRHLRFVKKADAAEAQALRAAEPVEELKQRLDE